The following are encoded together in the bacterium genome:
- a CDS encoding IS5/IS1182 family transposase — KLLVRYEKLDRSYIALVMLAAAIIVFRMVPGDVNIIHG; from the coding sequence GAAAGCTTCTGGTGCGGTATGAAAAACTCGACCGCAGCTACATCGCGCTGGTCATGCTTGCCGCAGCCATCATTGTTTTCCGCATGGTGCCGGGAGACGTAAATATTATTCACGGATAG